The proteins below come from a single Asterias rubens chromosome 9, eAstRub1.3, whole genome shotgun sequence genomic window:
- the LOC117295176 gene encoding probable tRNA pseudouridine synthase 1 isoform X1 yields MNQPISSFVNCGRWTFKAWPVDGCRVQNEEIRVGARPSLKMRGVPCKQRFVSDLNGLFAVYKPTGITSAFLVNRLKQILFSEQKRQDQDHSHHKTKGISQPSKQLRIGHGGTLDMNASGVLVVGVGRGTKMLTNMLKGRKRYHAVGCLGSATDTQDALGKVTLQLPLGHVTQDMVEASLEGFVGNIMQVPPLYSALKMGGVRMSDLARSGEINQPKPARPVTVHNLKCLQFSPPYFTLDVYCGGGFYVRQLIHDLGKVLGTCAHLVELERTQQGPFTLQHVLQTEEEWTFQNICKAIADFDETIQPGRLLE; encoded by the exons ATGAATCAACCCATATCATCGTTTGTTAACTGTGGGCGGTGGACTTTCAAAGCTTGGCCGGTCGATGGCTGCCGTGTACAAAACGAAGAAATTAGAGTCGGG GCAAGACCGTCCCTGAAAATGCGTGGTGTCCCATGTAAGCAGCGTTTTGTGTCCGATTTGAACGGCCTATTTGCTGTCTATAAGCCAACTGGAATTACCTCAGCTTTCCTAGTCAACAGACTTAAGCAAATCCTCTTCAGTG AACAAAAACGTCAAGACCAGGACCACAGCCATCACAAGACGAAAGGAATCTCACAGCCATCCAAGCAACTTCGGATTGGACATGGTGGAACGTTGGACATGAATGCCTCAGGTGTCTTGGTGGTTGGAGTTGGGAGAGGTACAAAGATGCTGACTAATATGCTGAAAGGGAGAAAG CGTTACCACGCAGTCGGATGTCTTGGTTCAGCTACAGACACACAGGATGCACTCGGCAAAGTTACACTTCAGTTGCCATTAG GGCATGTAACGCAGGACATGGTTGAAGCTTCGCTTGAAGGATTTGTTGGCAATATAATGCAAGTACCGCCTTT GTACTCTGCCTTGAAGATGGGTGGTGTAAGGATGTCTGACCTAGCTCGCTCTGGTGAAATCAACCAGCCTAAACCAGCAAGACCAGTCACTGTGCATAATCTCAAGTGCCTCCAATTTTCACCACCATATTTCACTCTGG atgttTACTGTGGTGGGGGCTTCTATGTACGGCAACTGATTCATGACCTTGGAAAAG TTCTGGGAACATGTGCACACCTAGTGGAATTGGAACGAACTCAACAAGGGCCATTCACTCTCCAGCATGTTTTACAAACAGAGGAGGAATGgacatttcaaaacatttgtaagGCTATTGCGGACTTTGATGAAACCATCCAACCAGGGAGGCTCTTAGAGTGA
- the LOC117295176 gene encoding probable tRNA pseudouridine synthase 1 isoform X2 — protein MRGVPCKQRFVSDLNGLFAVYKPTGITSAFLVNRLKQILFSEQKRQDQDHSHHKTKGISQPSKQLRIGHGGTLDMNASGVLVVGVGRGTKMLTNMLKGRKRYHAVGCLGSATDTQDALGKVTLQLPLGHVTQDMVEASLEGFVGNIMQVPPLYSALKMGGVRMSDLARSGEINQPKPARPVTVHNLKCLQFSPPYFTLDVYCGGGFYVRQLIHDLGKVLGTCAHLVELERTQQGPFTLQHVLQTEEEWTFQNICKAIADFDETIQPGRLLE, from the exons ATGCGTGGTGTCCCATGTAAGCAGCGTTTTGTGTCCGATTTGAACGGCCTATTTGCTGTCTATAAGCCAACTGGAATTACCTCAGCTTTCCTAGTCAACAGACTTAAGCAAATCCTCTTCAGTG AACAAAAACGTCAAGACCAGGACCACAGCCATCACAAGACGAAAGGAATCTCACAGCCATCCAAGCAACTTCGGATTGGACATGGTGGAACGTTGGACATGAATGCCTCAGGTGTCTTGGTGGTTGGAGTTGGGAGAGGTACAAAGATGCTGACTAATATGCTGAAAGGGAGAAAG CGTTACCACGCAGTCGGATGTCTTGGTTCAGCTACAGACACACAGGATGCACTCGGCAAAGTTACACTTCAGTTGCCATTAG GGCATGTAACGCAGGACATGGTTGAAGCTTCGCTTGAAGGATTTGTTGGCAATATAATGCAAGTACCGCCTTT GTACTCTGCCTTGAAGATGGGTGGTGTAAGGATGTCTGACCTAGCTCGCTCTGGTGAAATCAACCAGCCTAAACCAGCAAGACCAGTCACTGTGCATAATCTCAAGTGCCTCCAATTTTCACCACCATATTTCACTCTGG atgttTACTGTGGTGGGGGCTTCTATGTACGGCAACTGATTCATGACCTTGGAAAAG TTCTGGGAACATGTGCACACCTAGTGGAATTGGAACGAACTCAACAAGGGCCATTCACTCTCCAGCATGTTTTACAAACAGAGGAGGAATGgacatttcaaaacatttgtaagGCTATTGCGGACTTTGATGAAACCATCCAACCAGGGAGGCTCTTAGAGTGA